Proteins encoded in a region of the Ranitomeya imitator isolate aRanImi1 chromosome 9, aRanImi1.pri, whole genome shotgun sequence genome:
- the CHRM1 gene encoding muscarinic acetylcholine receptor M1, translating into MLALHHNAWKEPMTNWLPTMNNSTIDPWAPNATEYPYRDPFGGHAMWEVVLIALTTGILSLITTVGNILVLLAFKVNSDLKTVNNYFILSLACADVVIGAVSMNLYTTYIIMGRWALGSISCDVWLALDYVTSNASVMNLLIISFDRYFSITRPLTYRAKRTPKRAAIMIGLAWIISFVLWAPAILCWQYIVGERTVEPDACYIQFLSQPIITFGTAIAAFYLPVTIMIILYWRIYRETENRSRELAGLQGSETENIVRPLGSVRSGSSSGMGESERLSRSQITVPRIKRACCFPGKLAASPSLRSYPQHRSNGSWNTMEDAASADSLSSSSDGEDPPYEMKSICSAVIRLPMVSTVVATPTGSRGSNDTLNRGDLENEANGGKREITRKSSRSQTTALPSTVIKAKVEKARHGKRKSNSLIKEKKAARTLSAILLAFILTWTPYNIMVLVSTFCKGCIPTKLWELGYWLCYVNSTVNPMCYALCNHSFRRTFKMLLLCRWDKRKWRTHRHTAAFFRTPSQ; encoded by the coding sequence CTTATTGCCTTGACCACAGGAATTCTTTCTCTTATTACCACCGTTGGAAATATCTTGGTACTCTTGGCCTTCAAAGTCAACAGCGACCTAAAGACTGTCAACAACTACTTCATTCTCAGTTTAGCATGCGCCGATGTCGTCATTGGCGCCGTCTCCATGAACTTGTACACAACCTATATTATAATGGGTCGTTGGGCACTTGGCAGTATCTCCTGTGACGTGTGGTTGGCACTAGATTATGTCACCAGTAACGCTTCTGTAATGAACCTGTTGATTATAAGCTTTGACCGCTATTTTTCAATTACTCGACCATTGACGTACAGGGCTAAGAGAACACCAAAAAGAGCCGCCATTATGATTGGGTTGGCATGGATTATATCGTTTGTTTTATGGGCACCTGCTATATTGTGCTGGCAGTACATCGTTGGTGAAAGAACAGTAGAACCCGACGCATGCTACATCCAGTTCTTGTCACAGCCTATTATCACATTTGGCACCGCCATTGCTGCCTTTTACTTGCCAGTAACAATTATGATTATCCTGTACTGGAGGATTTACAGAGAAACAGAGAATAGAAGCAGAGAACTGGCGGGTTTGCAAGGTTCGGAAACAGAAAACATTGTTCGTCCCTTGGGGAGCGTAAGAAGTGGTAGTAGCAGTGGGATGGGAGAATCGGAAAGATTGTCCAGATCGCAAATAACAGTGCCAAGAATCAAGAGAGCATGCTGTTTTCCGGGTAAACTTGCCGCCAGTCCATCACTCAGAAGCTATCCTCAACATCGAAGTAATGGGAGCTGGAACACCATGGAAGACGCCGCTTCGGCAGACTCACTCTCCTCTTCTTCCGATGGAGAAGATCCGCCCTACGAGATGAAGAGCATCTGCTCCGCTGTCATACGACTACCAATGGTGAGCACGGTCGTTGCTACCCCCACAGGTTCTCGCGGGTCAAACGACACCCTTAATCGGGGAGATTTAGAAAATGAAGCCAACGGGGGAAAGCGGGAGATAACTAGAAAATCATCCCGATCCCAGACTACAGCTCTGCCGTCAACAGTTATTAAAGCTAAAGTGGAAAAAGCCCGTCACGGAAAGAGGAAAAGTAATTCACTCATCAAGGAAAAAAAAGCCGCAAGGACATTAAGTGCTATTTTGCTTGCTTTTATTTTGACTTGGACTCCTTATAATATCATGGTGCTAGTGTCCACATTCTGTAAGGGCTGTATTCCAACAAAGTTGTGGGAGCTGGGTTACTGGTTATGCTATGTGAACAGTACTGTCAACCCCATGTGCTATGCTCTCTGCAACCACTCATTCAGGCGCACTTTCAAAATGCTTCTACTCTGTCGATGGGACAAGCGGAAATGGAGGACACATAGGCACACAGCAGCTTTCTTCAGAACTCCATCACAGTGA